A window of Nicotiana sylvestris chromosome 8, ASM39365v2, whole genome shotgun sequence genomic DNA:
GGAAGATCAAAACGAAGAGTGTAGGATTAGGGTTccggagctttgaaagtgggctctggGGGGTAGTACTGGTTGTCATGATCTTGGAACAAAGGCTCGCTGGAAGATCTATGGAGTGTAGCGGGAGGGGGCGCCACGAAGACAGgagtggctggtggaggaggtatgaaactggtttgggtggtggagctggtGGTGTTTGGGAAGTTGTGCTctggtagtgttggtagatgggaaagctcggggatgAATCGGTGGCAGggtgatcctgagactgagccaGTGGCGGGATGAAGGCAGGGTTGGTGGGGTAAGCTGGTGGTGGTTGCCCATTTGCCCAcacctggtacatttcggccatctgctgcttcaacttatacatctcttctttcatcgaATTAACATCCAACTCTTCCACCTCTATTGAAGGATCAATGACACTCGCATCAAGTTCCTGATTGGCCATGATCACTTTGTTTTTGGAACGGGTGTTGTAAGGGTGAGTTGCCAAAATGccacacaaactaaccacctacaTGTTACTTGACGACAAtagcaaacttgttagcgatcAGGGTTTCATAGATAGGCAACCGTACATATGGGtgatgaatgcacctaagcaattAAACgtttctattatgtatttgatcggttgttTGCGTCATTCTggcttttccttatttctatTTGCAAATAccctttttcctcttttctttctttcatgcTTTTCCATGcttgatttctttttgtttttatcctcttatttctctctcttgttttgacATTGTTTCCTCCCCAtggtttcttattttttttctttgtctttcctctttttttctcttcttttctctttttttttggttatggtcgaatcctatggagattgcctacgtatcatgatcccgcatgaatcagatcgagcgtagttcttggggataagtgtaaaaataatagaacatttttcgggatttttaaattttcataaaaagcaaatgctttgattacaatgactcaaaaactaacagactcgaaaagaaactaacagactctggtGAAAAGACAAAATAAAGACTCAAAAACAAACTAACGGACTCCAATAGAAAGAAACTACCAACTCGAAAATAAACTAACAGACTTCGACAGAAAGAAACTACCAACTTGAAAATAGACTGACAGACTTCGACAGaaaaaaatacagactcaaataaaaaccacgaatacatcagtgcctcaacttctcctggggcccgcgggacatcattcggtctcgccacgggtcgacgcgctaaatccccttggaggtggtagagatcttccattatccGGCGGACAAAGGTCATCACGGTGGCAAAGAAAATGGATCTAGTCATCTCCTCACAATTACTGCACTTCATTgcgatgtagtcggcgatccttctgactctctctcttatgacacccttttctttcaacaaacgcccaatctactgggtcctggcttccaaagtttgttcggctacatgattctgttcttgaagttgttgcaaatctctttCTAACTGTGTCATCGCTACGTAACAGTGTTCCCTTTCTACCttaaagtcttttgcctgcttggtcattttgttctcaaagatggtgacccttttcttcaaccccacaactttactgtcatatttctcttttaattGCTTAACGAAGCGCTCTCGTTCCTCCGCATTTTTAGCCAACTTTGCTCGAGCCCTCgctaattgtgagcacgtgatttttgccatatatgaattattcccataaattcaagcAAAATAAATCTttcccattgtttgcaatttcgtggatttttgtagcatttattgttaattgcttgcatttatctgtgcatatttattttatttaaatcacgaaaaataccaaaaatatcacgcatgacatttaggctttatttttacatttttaggattaatcggtagtttcttttaatttaggattaagtaggttttataatttttataattagttaattagtttaatttcacacttttggaatttagaatttttaatttgtaggattttaattaaaagaaagggaaaaattagaaaacaaaagaaaggaaattgaaaaaataagagtttaatttgaatttgggcCAAATCCCatacccaaatctgattcaaaaCTTCCTTCGACCCAAGCCCAAATGCATAAACCCAATTACCCACATTCCAGCCCAATTGTTTTGGCCCATTAGCCTTTACCCTCATTAAAACCTAATCCCTAATTCCTTATAACAATAAGATGATATACACATTAGGGAGGACCCCCTTCCGGATCTTTGAGAGAGCCATGGCGCTGCTCCTTGTCTTCTTCAAAAGAGAAAGATCAGAGAGCTTCCCCTGGAGATTGAGAAAACAAAAACGAACGGCGCCCCTGGAAGCTCCTGttgcttcttcatttttttttaaaggaaCGAGCAAAACAAAAGAgggaaaaaaatggaaaatcgAAAAGGGAACTAAGTTTGGTTTTGGTTTCTGTACTTCTCTTCTCTGATTTGTCATTTAGTTCTTCGATAAGAAATGTAGTCCAATTTGATTTCAAAccagaaaaatacataaaaaaagtATTTCAGTTTTCGTTTGCGGTTTTCAATTCTGGGGTTTTGTTGAAATTCAAGGTTAGTTTGTTGTATACGGTTTCAAGCTTGCTGTTCGATTGCTATGTTCGAGGTTGTCGTCGGCGTTGGTTTATGGTCTGTCGCTGTACCGGTCGAGATCCCTATTTTGTTTGGTTTATCTTGCTGCTTACCTCAAATTAGCCGTCTCCATCAGCTTCTCTACTTCAACTTGTATTTGGTTTATAGTTGATTTCTTTTAAATATCAAGTAAGTTCTATGATctccttgtatttgtctatgcaAATTGATAAATGAAATCTTGTATTTTGTCATACTAGATGTGGCTGGTGAGTTCAGTACGCTCATTTCTATGATTTGGTGCTGTTTGCGTTCCCATAAtgtgaaattacaaaaaaaatataaaaaaattgatATGCAAGGTGATAGAAGATCCAGTTAGTATGATTTTTTGTCGTTGTTTGTTTTGTTGAAATGTTCATTTTTAAATAAGTTTCCCATTTCTCTGTTACCGTGAGACGGTGTTGTGCGAGCCTATTGTTCTCGTTTCATTTTCAATATCTAATATTAATTGAGAACTAGAGTTTCTAAGTCTAATAATGACTTGATTACGTTACTGTTCTAATTTGCATTATCCCTTCTGAAATTGGATTGCTATTGCTATATGATGGTTCCCTGAAGTTACTTTTAAACTTTAAATTATGAGTTAAATTGCTATATCCTCATACCTCCCCAATTTAGTTCAATTAGAATCTTAGCACTACTTTACCTCAAGCGAGCCCAATTTCAAAGCTCATTTCGAAAGGTGCCTCAAACTTTAGCCAAATAATCACTTATGAACATCCATAGTTTGTTCTAAGTTGAGTGCAACCTGAAATAAATTGAGCCGGGCCAGgccaaataaaatttcaaaacttatggccctcgcttaattaattttgaatccttagaaatcgaggtgttcCATTAGTGAacttttcatggccctcgcaaagttgctaacgcgtagttgctttaggcgcgttattttaataatttaccttcttaagctcgggtgcgcatttatgtgacccaaattcaaatctcaacaatgttagatgaAAATATGTCGAGGACCgtaggtgcatttatgtgacgttgttcaagacatgttttaataacgttgcaatcatcctaaaaatgaataaaagtggttaataagttaaaattgaactatAGGTTaaagcatgtattaaaatcagataataggccaattataacagttgagcaatcgtgctagaaccacggaactcgaaaatgtctaacaccttctcccgggttaacagaattccttacccggatttctgtgtttgtggactgtaaaacagagtcaatcttttcctcgattcgggatttgaaacggtgacttgggacaccataaaattatcccaagtggcgactctgaatttgataaatagataatcccgttttgattgtcacttaaattggaaaaactcccttatatactcccttacggggtgtaggtaaaaaagaggtgtgacagctgtggcgactctgctggggactgaaCCCTGAATCTtaagttcagggttcagaattcgagcttagatgaattgttatatttggctttatttattatctgatttcattacatgtttgggcctaatgtgctaaatgttgtttttcaccgctttgatattatctgaactgtatatataaactgctacgaaaccctctcttctctctcccgaggagtgcacgctggttgtgacttctttctgttagtgtcatgtcccaaatagaacgaggttcggacaagttgcaaagccggatgatattttggttaccggtacgcagtccccctcggctcgagttgtccgctcgggtaagccaggtctagaacaatacacccaggttttaaacctagaataactcagcctcatggggttgggtccgtctaggacaggtttacccgaaatgaaaagactatcctgatgcatcttatgtgctacatgttgcattttttcaagggtaaaagggcatttggcggaccaatgatagccgatggcaaatgaaaaaggaaaaaacaaaaaaaaagagaaaagaatagagggtgaagtgtaaaaataaagcaagtaggtcCTAGTTATgtttttgttacatttttattaagaaaaagaaaaaaatgaaaagtcaaaaagattttgcactttttcatcgtttttcgaaaatcaaaaataaaaaaaaaaggaaaagaaaataaaaaaaatgtgttgcatgtttcatcattttcaaggaaaagacaaaaaaaaaatattttctctaaattagttgtttttgttttaattctcgcccgtatccaatttgcccgaactacgcatacctgattctcgtctttcgaggCATGATATGTAgacaacccacatagggtccggtcttcctagtaatcttacgttcttggctttgcggggtcttagccaaattttgaacttctagccatcttttggccaaataagccattttgcaaaaatagcctcaatcatgggaatgttattgtctcatatagtgttggtttaagttttctcataaaggtgtggatctacttaccggagtttgagcatgacagatacctcaggatcactgcattcaggagctgcttgaggagccattttatgtttttgagtcaattgtttttgttttataTTCTAGTCATGTATAGTAGTATTCAGttttttaggtgatgttagagtttgtattgtctagttaagtttgcctagtcttttgttattgtatttcttattttgcttTTGGAAATGTGAcaagtcaaaaatccaaaaaaaaaaaaagaagaaattttgcgtttttatattttcgtCATAAGTTTTCTTTGGAATACTAAttttagaaatgaaaaaaattcctttgagattgtttttactttaggcaattaatatcaaaatagaaattatttttatatttccgttactATAttgggaccaaaattcaaaaaaaaagagaattttcttttagtacctctttaaaagttttctttaagatattaattctaaAATCcgaaaagattttcttttgaggtgtttctttgggaaattagtgaaaaatggaaaaaaaattctttttattttcattagaactttagaaTATTGTACATAAAAAACATACTTTGTCTTTTGTCTATCATTAaagtttttcctttaggcaatcaaaattgaaatccaaaaaatattttgttttattttgtttattgatTGTTTCGAATCTTGCGtcgggatatcaaatgaaaattcaaatactTTTCTGttgtttattctttagattttcttcataaaaaaaaaaagaataaaaaagggtttttctcttctaggattttcCTTAATAACAAGTTTTTCTCGTTAaacttgagtttagaataggttatagaacattcagtctaggaaattcaaaaaaaaaagatttacttcttttatttctcttttctcatcggagtagtcactaaggtaaaaaggaaaaaagaagaagaaaatgaaaaagaaaacgtTAGTTTATGTGCTTTActctcgatcttcccgaactacgtaaagatctgattcatgcggcgtcatgatacgtaggcaacctacatagggttcgatcgaattattttt
This region includes:
- the LOC138875120 gene encoding uncharacterized protein, giving the protein MANQELDASVIDPSIEVEELDVNSMKEEMYKLKQQMAEMYQVWANGQPPPAYPTNPAFIPPLAQSQDHPATDSSPSFPIYQHYQSTTSQTPPAPPPKPVSYLLHQPLLSSWRPLPLHSIDLPASLCSKIMTTKVEKPSKNPEHEEMFRKVKSLEQTFRDMRGLGGQVNVAYKDLCLFPDVQLPAGFKMPKFDLYDGHGDPVAHFRGFCSKMRGAGGKDELLMAYFSQSLSGSALEWYTRQDHGRRYTWDDLA